The Gemella massiliensis genome contains a region encoding:
- the nusB gene encoding transcription antitermination factor NusB, producing MKSRHELREAVFKILFQIEKTDLNFKELLELENEEISGSKYVNETLAQILMNIDEIDEVISLNLKDWKLERLSKMDRQILRIAAYEILYSEIPYKVSINEAVELSKKYSEKDESYKFINGVLKGVVENSAK from the coding sequence ATGAAAAGTAGACATGAATTAAGAGAAGCTGTTTTTAAAATTTTATTTCAAATAGAAAAAACAGACTTAAATTTTAAAGAGTTATTAGAATTGGAAAATGAAGAAATCTCAGGGAGTAAATATGTAAATGAAACTTTAGCTCAAATATTAATGAATATAGATGAAATAGATGAAGTTATAAGTTTAAATTTAAAAGATTGGAAATTAGAACGATTATCAAAAATGGATAGACAAATACTTCGCATAGCTGCCTATGAGATTTTATATAGTGAAATTCCATACAAAGTTTCTATAAATGAAGCGGTTGAGTTATCTAAAAAATATAGCGAAAAAGATGAAAGTTATAAGTTTATAAATGGTGTTTTAAAAGGTGTAGTGGAAAATAGTGCGAAATAA
- a CDS encoding methyltransferase domain-containing protein yields MSEQKNLKIRLSVDSFYDNISKNKQKTKINPKDLSKSLGYDEKIINEFPDEINMGLSCGNPIQHLKLKEGQSLIDLGCGAGMDIFISRMKYPKAGTLYGLDRLDSMLEKAKSVRDKKGLKDIEFIKGELISIPLKDKVVDRVISNCVINLEPDKQKVYNEIYRILNDEGMFVISDILLKKDLPIEWKNSQKMHCT; encoded by the coding sequence ATGTCAGAACAAAAAAATTTAAAAATAAGATTATCAGTAGATTCATTCTATGATAATATTTCAAAGAATAAACAAAAGACAAAAATCAATCCAAAGGATTTAAGTAAATCTTTAGGTTATGATGAAAAAATAATAAACGAGTTCCCGGATGAAATAAATATGGGACTTTCTTGTGGAAATCCTATTCAGCATTTGAAGTTAAAAGAAGGTCAAAGTTTGATAGATTTAGGTTGCGGAGCCGGAATGGATATTTTTATTTCCAGAATGAAATATCCTAAAGCAGGAACATTATATGGTTTAGACAGATTGGATTCTATGTTGGAAAAAGCAAAAAGTGTTCGTGATAAAAAAGGATTAAAAGATATAGAATTTATAAAAGGTGAATTGATTAGTATTCCGTTAAAAGATAAGGTGGTAGATAGGGTAATAAGCAACTGTGTAATAAATTTAGAACCTGATAAGCAAAAAGTTTATAATGAAATATATCGTATCTTAAATGATGAAGGAATGTTTGTTATTTCGGATATATTATTAAAAAAAGATTTACCGATAGAATGGAAAAATTCACAAAAAATGCACTGTACTTGA
- the rpsP gene encoding 30S ribosomal protein S16, which translates to MAVKIRLKRLGAKKSPFYRIVVADSRSPRDGRSIETIGTYNAVKDPAEVKIDEELALKWLGNGAQPSDTVRSLLSKEGIMKKFHESKLNK; encoded by the coding sequence ATGGCAGTAAAAATCCGTTTAAAAAGATTAGGTGCTAAGAAATCACCTTTTTACCGTATCGTTGTTGCTGATTCAAGATCTCCACGTGATGGTCGTTCTATTGAAACTATCGGTACTTATAATGCTGTAAAAGATCCGGCAGAAGTTAAAATTGACGAAGAATTAGCGTTAAAATGGTTAGGTAATGGTGCACAACCTTCTGATACAGTAAGAAGTTTGTTATCAAAAGAAGGAATTATGAAAAAATTTCATGAATCAAAATTAAATAAATAA
- a CDS encoding Asp23/Gls24 family envelope stress response protein has protein sequence MENKKLGTVEINPHALTVIANIATTEVEGVSKLLGKKIYSKGVDLEFSGDELIIDVYCNLKSGFSVTKVARKIQENVKNSIFNMTEINTKSVNVNILGIDF, from the coding sequence ATGGAAAATAAAAAATTGGGAACTGTAGAAATTAATCCACATGCTCTAACGGTAATTGCTAATATAGCAACTACTGAAGTAGAAGGAGTGTCAAAATTACTAGGTAAAAAAATATATTCAAAAGGTGTAGATTTGGAATTTTCCGGTGATGAATTAATTATAGATGTCTATTGTAATTTAAAATCTGGTTTTTCAGTAACGAAAGTTGCCAGAAAAATTCAAGAAAATGTAAAAAACTCAATCTTCAATATGACTGAAATCAATACAAAAAGTGTTAATGTAAATATTTTAGGAATAGATTTTTAG
- a CDS encoding DDE-type integrase/transposase/recombinase, which translates to MKTIITENIEKTQRYIPHTLQTRIAAVKTYRNGNSIRFVCRRYKISKASLLRWNKKYDGTKESLIDKSHRPHSIHPNAHTVEELSWIKNLIKRNPNISMIELYAKLKFNKGYKRHPCSLFRVLRKLGFYKDTKKKVIPYKPKPYNTPTEIGKKWQLDVKYVPKRCYVGEIPDKFYQYTIIDEATRERFIFPFKEQSSYSTVQFVKMAIDYFGYKPKIIQTDNGFEFTHFKDTKRIHPFDVLCNNLGIKHQLIRPRTPRHNGKVERSHRNDNERFYRHLSFFSYDDLVSQMKKYLYRSNRLPMQTLNWLSPVEKRKELRKESIKICRL; encoded by the coding sequence ATGAAAACTATTATAACAGAAAATATAGAAAAAACACAACGATATATACCTCATACTTTACAAACAAGAATAGCTGCAGTTAAAACTTATAGAAACGGTAACTCTATTCGTTTTGTTTGTAGGCGCTATAAAATATCAAAAGCCTCTCTTTTGCGTTGGAATAAAAAATATGACGGTACTAAAGAGTCTCTTATAGATAAGTCTCATAGACCTCATTCCATTCACCCTAACGCCCATACAGTTGAAGAATTGTCTTGGATTAAAAATCTTATTAAACGTAATCCTAATATTTCTATGATTGAATTATATGCTAAACTTAAATTCAACAAAGGTTATAAAAGACATCCTTGTTCTTTATTTAGAGTGCTTAGAAAATTAGGTTTTTATAAAGATACTAAGAAAAAAGTAATTCCTTATAAACCTAAACCCTATAATACACCTACTGAAATTGGTAAAAAATGGCAACTTGATGTGAAATATGTTCCTAAACGTTGTTATGTAGGAGAAATTCCTGATAAATTTTATCAATATACTATCATTGATGAAGCTACTAGGGAAAGATTTATTTTCCCTTTTAAAGAACAATCATCATACTCTACTGTTCAATTTGTTAAAATGGCTATTGATTATTTTGGGTATAAACCTAAGATAATTCAAACTGATAATGGTTTTGAATTTACGCATTTTAAAGATACTAAACGAATACACCCTTTTGATGTATTGTGTAATAATCTTGGCATTAAACATCAACTTATTAGACCTAGAACTCCTAGACATAACGGTAAGGTTGAACGTAGTCATAGAAATGATAATGAACGTTTTTACAGGCATTTATCTTTCTTTTCGTATGATGATCTTGTATCTCAGATGAAAAAGTATCTATATCGCTCTAACCGTCTTCCTATGCAGACTTTAAATTGGCTTTCTCCTGTTGAAAAAAGAAAAGAGCTACGGAAAGAGTCTATAAAAATATGCCGGCTTTAA
- a CDS encoding C39 family peptidase, whose amino-acid sequence MKKFIKVLIGIILVCGMLFLYYSKNSLSELFFGNSQKTTSVNKKTIKIRDGIRGVVQPNPFIVTEGEINRNLLENSNNNLVGQLIYTRKNELPEAQQKLLANNKDTTQYILGYLTGERVPFEYGETAELERKYPYYIQWDRRWAYDELGDIDVAIGGCGPTSVAMAIGGLLNDKTITPRKIAEIENKNGYFTSHGTSWNFFDFIAKEYGLKSNQVYLSKENIDKVLKQGNPIIMSVKPGKFTTVGHIILVVAKDKDGNYIINDPNSYTRTLKTWSYNELKTEIVAMWKFSK is encoded by the coding sequence ATGAAAAAATTTATAAAAGTGCTAATTGGAATAATTTTAGTTTGTGGGATGTTATTTTTATATTATTCCAAAAATTCATTATCGGAATTATTTTTTGGTAATAGTCAAAAAACGACTTCAGTGAATAAAAAAACTATTAAAATAAGAGATGGAATACGTGGAGTTGTACAGCCTAACCCTTTTATAGTAACTGAAGGAGAAATTAACCGAAATTTATTGGAAAATAGTAATAACAATTTAGTAGGGCAACTAATTTATACTAGAAAAAATGAATTACCAGAAGCACAACAAAAGTTACTGGCAAATAATAAAGATACTACACAGTATATATTAGGCTATTTAACCGGAGAGCGTGTACCGTTTGAATATGGGGAAACAGCAGAATTAGAAAGAAAATATCCTTATTATATACAGTGGGACAGAAGATGGGCATATGATGAGCTAGGAGATATAGATGTTGCAATTGGCGGATGTGGACCGACGAGTGTTGCAATGGCAATTGGCGGATTATTAAATGACAAAACTATTACCCCAAGAAAGATTGCGGAAATAGAAAATAAAAATGGTTATTTTACATCACATGGAACTAGTTGGAATTTTTTTGATTTTATTGCAAAAGAATATGGGCTAAAATCTAATCAAGTATATTTAAGTAAAGAAAATATAGATAAAGTATTAAAACAAGGAAATCCAATAATTATGTCGGTAAAACCTGGGAAATTTACAACTGTCGGTCATATTATTCTAGTTGTTGCAAAAGATAAAGATGGAAATTATATAATTAATGATCCGAATAGTTATACAAGAACATTAAAAACATGGAGTTATAATGAGTTAAAAACAGAAATAGTAGCAATGTGGAAATTTTCAAAATAG
- the alaS gene encoding alanine--tRNA ligase produces MKQLTSSQTRRMFLDFFVEKNHKIEPSASLVPIDDPSLLWINSGVATLKKYFDGREIPENPKIVNSQKSIRTNDIENVGKTARHHTFFEMLGNFSIGDYFKKEAIEWAWEFLTAEKWLALEKKKLSVTIHPEDMEAYDIWKNDIGLPEERIIRIEGNFWDIGEGPSGPNTEIFYDRGEDIDTTSPKEEMYPGGENERYLEVWNVVFSQYNHNADGTYTELPAKNIDTGMGLERIVSVLQDVPTNFDTDLFMPIMREIEKLSGIKYGASVEQDVAFKVIADHIRTVVFAIADGALPSNEGRGYILRRLLRRAVRYAKVLELNTSFMYKLTDVVADIMVDYYPNVKESADFVKDVILKEEDRFHETLNEGEAILETIVEEVKNTTKIISGKDAFKLYDTFGFPIELTQEYAEEYGLTVDLDGFNEEMEKQKERARSSRQDDSSMQVQTDLYNKIIGDSEFIGYTQLVEKNASLLAIVDKEENVLNSYQGSEVVKVVFDKTPFYAESGGQVADHGIIFSQNVKANVLDVKKLPDKRHIHFIKIIEGELVVGDKYTLEVDREYRLNIEKNHTGTHLLNEALRQKVGSHIKQAGSLVTDEKLRFDITHFAPLTKEEIEMVEEEVNKQIWNSLEIKTEEMPIAEARKLGAQALFGEKYGDVVRVVSIGDYSIELCGGTHNANSAEIGIFKIISESGVAAGVRRIEALTGKAAYKYQKEQENTLHDIEKLVKGNASNVVEKVSHLQTEIKKLSKEKESLQQKIANAELSNLVNNVKVVNNINVLTAVVESDNMNHLKQLVDNAKTKLENYIIAFASVNDDKVNFVVAVDNNLTKSYNAGKLVNILATMCDGRGGGRPNMAQAGAKNKDNINNAFEELLKNI; encoded by the coding sequence ATGAAACAACTGACATCATCACAAACAAGAAGAATGTTTTTAGATTTTTTCGTAGAAAAAAATCATAAAATAGAACCGAGTGCTTCACTCGTACCGATAGATGACCCGTCTTTATTATGGATTAACTCAGGTGTAGCGACATTGAAAAAATATTTTGATGGACGAGAAATTCCGGAAAATCCAAAAATAGTAAATTCACAAAAATCTATTAGAACTAACGATATTGAAAATGTTGGTAAAACAGCACGACATCATACATTTTTTGAAATGTTGGGAAATTTTTCAATTGGTGATTATTTTAAAAAAGAAGCCATTGAATGGGCGTGGGAGTTTTTAACAGCTGAAAAATGGTTAGCACTCGAAAAAAAAAAATTATCTGTAACTATTCATCCGGAAGATATGGAAGCATATGATATTTGGAAAAACGATATCGGTTTACCGGAAGAACGAATTATTCGTATTGAAGGAAATTTCTGGGATATCGGAGAAGGTCCGTCCGGACCGAATACAGAGATTTTTTATGATCGAGGAGAAGATATTGATACAACATCACCAAAAGAAGAGATGTATCCCGGTGGAGAAAATGAACGTTATCTTGAAGTTTGGAATGTAGTATTTAGCCAATACAATCACAATGCCGATGGTACGTATACAGAATTGCCGGCAAAAAATATTGATACCGGTATGGGATTGGAACGTATAGTTTCAGTATTGCAAGATGTACCAACTAACTTTGATACGGATTTATTTATGCCAATTATGCGTGAGATAGAAAAACTATCAGGTATTAAATATGGTGCATCCGTTGAACAAGATGTTGCATTTAAGGTGATTGCCGATCATATTAGAACAGTGGTGTTTGCAATAGCTGATGGTGCGTTGCCGTCGAATGAAGGACGTGGTTATATATTAAGACGACTGCTACGTCGTGCGGTTCGTTATGCAAAAGTTTTAGAATTGAATACCTCATTTATGTATAAGTTAACTGACGTTGTTGCAGATATTATGGTCGATTATTATCCAAATGTTAAAGAATCAGCTGATTTTGTAAAAGATGTGATATTAAAAGAAGAAGATCGTTTCCATGAAACATTAAATGAAGGAGAAGCAATCTTAGAAACAATTGTAGAAGAAGTAAAAAATACGACGAAAATTATTTCAGGAAAAGATGCGTTTAAATTGTATGATACATTTGGATTTCCTATTGAATTAACACAAGAATATGCAGAAGAGTACGGCTTAACTGTAGATTTAGATGGTTTCAATGAAGAAATGGAAAAACAGAAAGAACGCGCTCGTTCATCTCGTCAAGATGATTCTTCAATGCAGGTTCAAACTGATCTATACAATAAAATTATTGGAGATAGTGAATTTATCGGTTATACACAATTAGTGGAGAAAAATGCATCGTTATTGGCAATAGTTGATAAAGAAGAAAATGTATTAAATTCTTATCAGGGTTCTGAAGTTGTGAAAGTGGTATTTGATAAAACGCCATTTTATGCGGAAAGTGGTGGACAAGTTGCCGATCATGGTATCATTTTTTCACAAAATGTCAAAGCAAATGTACTTGATGTGAAAAAATTACCGGATAAACGTCATATTCACTTTATAAAAATTATTGAGGGCGAATTAGTTGTCGGTGATAAATATACATTGGAAGTTGATAGAGAATACAGATTAAATATTGAAAAAAATCATACGGGAACACACTTATTAAATGAAGCATTAAGACAAAAAGTAGGTTCTCATATTAAACAAGCAGGTTCATTGGTAACAGATGAAAAATTACGTTTTGATATTACTCACTTTGCTCCATTAACAAAAGAAGAAATTGAGATGGTGGAAGAAGAAGTAAACAAGCAAATTTGGAATTCACTTGAAATTAAAACGGAAGAAATGCCAATTGCAGAAGCAAGAAAACTTGGTGCACAAGCATTATTTGGAGAAAAATATGGTGATGTGGTAAGAGTAGTATCAATAGGTGATTATTCTATCGAGTTATGTGGTGGTACGCATAATGCAAATAGTGCGGAAATAGGAATTTTCAAAATTATTTCTGAATCGGGAGTAGCAGCCGGGGTACGACGTATTGAAGCGTTAACCGGAAAAGCAGCTTATAAATATCAAAAAGAACAAGAAAATACATTACATGATATAGAAAAACTTGTTAAAGGTAATGCAAGTAATGTTGTGGAAAAAGTTTCACACTTACAAACAGAGATTAAAAAATTATCCAAAGAAAAAGAAAGTTTGCAACAAAAGATTGCTAATGCAGAGTTAAGTAATTTAGTAAACAATGTGAAAGTTGTAAATAATATAAATGTTTTAACTGCTGTAGTAGAATCGGATAATATGAATCATTTGAAACAGTTAGTTGATAATGCTAAGACAAAATTAGAAAATTACATAATTGCATTTGCTTCCGTTAATGATGATAAGGTAAATTTTGTAGTTGCTGTGGATAATAACTTAACTAAAAGTTATAATGCAGGAAAACTGGTAAATATATTAGCGACAATGTGCGATGGTCGTGGTGGAGGTAGACCTAACATGGCACAAGCAGGAGCAAAAAACAAAGATAATATTAACAATGCATTTGAAGAATTGCTTAAAAATATTTAA
- a CDS encoding polyprenyl synthetase family protein, giving the protein MNNFELFIQVHKPKLNDFSREYIKALDIPLPLKESIIYSLINEGKKIRPLSFLYLLDYYRVDYNRYFDVALAIELVHTYSLVHDDLPEMDNDDYRWGKLTNHKVHGVDVAVLTGDAMLTLAFEVLSECEVDSKLKIRLIKQLANYSGAMGMIAGQIYDVKQKSFNVDANYLRNMHSLKTGKLIELPLDFATLIADKKSDYELIKDFGKELGIAYQIKDDILDYYGDFKKIGKLPSDENMITYLSFYGITECEQLLLKHTQNAKNIAKKLENNNLEQFADYLLRREK; this is encoded by the coding sequence ATGAATAACTTTGAATTATTTATCCAAGTACATAAACCTAAATTAAATGATTTTTCCAGAGAATATATAAAGGCTTTGGATATCCCACTTCCTTTAAAGGAATCTATTATTTATTCTTTAATAAATGAGGGTAAAAAAATTCGCCCATTGTCATTTTTATATTTATTAGATTATTATAGAGTGGATTATAATAGGTACTTTGACGTAGCACTAGCTATAGAATTGGTACATACTTATTCATTGGTTCATGATGATTTACCGGAGATGGATAATGATGATTATCGTTGGGGGAAACTTACAAATCATAAAGTTCATGGAGTAGATGTTGCTGTTTTAACCGGAGATGCTATGTTGACATTAGCTTTTGAAGTTCTTTCAGAATGTGAAGTAGATAGTAAATTAAAAATAAGGTTGATAAAACAATTAGCAAATTATTCAGGAGCTATGGGTATGATTGCCGGTCAAATTTATGATGTTAAACAAAAAAGTTTTAATGTTGATGCAAATTATCTTCGTAATATGCACAGTTTAAAAACAGGAAAATTAATAGAATTACCGCTAGATTTTGCAACATTAATAGCGGATAAAAAAAGTGATTATGAATTAATAAAAGATTTTGGTAAAGAATTAGGAATTGCATATCAAATTAAAGATGATATATTAGATTATTACGGAGATTTCAAAAAAATTGGTAAACTTCCAAGCGATGAAAATATGATTACTTATCTTAGTTTTTATGGAATAACAGAGTGTGAGCAGCTCTTGTTAAAACATACCCAAAATGCAAAAAATATTGCAAAAAAATTAGAAAATAATAATTTGGAGCAATTTGCAGATTATCTTTTAAGAAGGGAAAAATAA
- the xseB gene encoding exodeoxyribonuclease VII small subunit — protein sequence MKKENFESNLAQLEKIVVNLESGNLSLEDSLEQYKAGIEIIKNCNQIIENAEKEVEKIVKDFKNNE from the coding sequence ATGAAAAAAGAAAATTTTGAATCTAATTTAGCTCAATTAGAAAAAATAGTAGTTAATTTAGAAAGTGGAAATTTGTCATTGGAAGATTCACTGGAACAATATAAAGCAGGTATTGAAATTATAAAAAATTGTAATCAAATTATAGAAAATGCTGAAAAAGAAGTTGAAAAAATAGTTAAGGATTTTAAAAATAATGAATAA
- the xseA gene encoding exodeoxyribonuclease VII large subunit yields MKERTYLTVTALNKYIERKFLLDPYLEEIYIKGEISNFKIHNNNNIYFSIKDENTRINAVWFGAKNFEFKGGDTVLIKSKINYYFPRGEHNLLVIDMKKDRIGELYQKFLELKEKLDKEGLFSSLYKKQIPKLSANIGVVTAETGAAIQDIKRTIMRRFPLANINLYSTLVQGENSVQDIVKNIKLADNGDNDVIILARGGGSIEDLWSFNTEEVVRAIFNCNTPIVTGVGHETDTTLADFVSDMRASTPTAAAEIVTPNIEDIKNKLKFNLDKLNNRIKFILESSKACIVKNKENPYIKNYLNIYLEYKRNLEATEKNLQRILNAGIKEKKIDFFYKKEEFLDIDILEKYKENFAKTIEHLEANSPINIMKKGYSITFLEDKKVTSVKEIKPKDNATVQLLDGVFTCEVKEVLKEGVK; encoded by the coding sequence ATGAAAGAAAGAACTTATTTAACAGTCACAGCCTTAAATAAATATATAGAGAGAAAATTTCTCCTAGATCCATATTTGGAAGAAATCTATATAAAAGGAGAAATCTCTAATTTTAAAATACATAACAACAATAATATATATTTTTCAATAAAAGATGAAAACACCAGAATAAATGCTGTCTGGTTTGGTGCAAAAAATTTTGAGTTTAAAGGTGGAGATACGGTTCTTATTAAATCAAAAATAAATTACTATTTCCCAAGAGGAGAGCATAATTTATTAGTTATTGATATGAAAAAAGATCGTATAGGAGAGCTTTATCAAAAATTTTTAGAGTTAAAAGAAAAATTAGATAAAGAGGGTCTTTTCTCTTCGTTATATAAAAAACAGATACCGAAACTAAGTGCAAATATAGGAGTTGTCACTGCAGAAACAGGTGCAGCTATTCAAGATATAAAAAGAACGATAATGCGACGCTTCCCATTGGCTAATATTAATTTATATTCAACGCTTGTTCAAGGTGAAAATTCCGTTCAGGATATAGTTAAAAATATAAAATTGGCAGATAATGGAGATAATGATGTAATTATTTTAGCACGTGGTGGCGGTTCAATAGAAGATTTGTGGAGTTTTAATACTGAAGAGGTAGTTAGGGCTATTTTTAATTGTAATACACCAATAGTAACCGGAGTAGGGCATGAAACCGATACTACATTAGCAGATTTTGTTTCTGATATGAGAGCTTCAACTCCGACAGCAGCGGCGGAGATAGTTACTCCAAATATTGAAGATATAAAAAATAAACTTAAGTTTAATTTAGATAAACTAAATAACAGAATAAAATTTATCTTGGAAAGCAGTAAGGCATGTATAGTAAAAAATAAAGAGAATCCATATATAAAAAATTATCTTAATATATATTTAGAATATAAAAGAAATTTAGAGGCAACAGAAAAAAATTTACAGCGTATTCTTAATGCCGGTATAAAAGAAAAAAAAATAGATTTTTTTTATAAAAAAGAAGAATTTTTAGATATAGATATTTTGGAAAAATACAAAGAAAATTTTGCAAAAACTATTGAACACTTGGAAGCAAATTCGCCTATTAATATTATGAAAAAAGGTTATTCAATCACATTTTTAGAAGATAAAAAAGTAACTTCTGTTAAAGAAATAAAACCGAAAGATAACGCAACAGTGCAGTTGTTGGATGGAGTTTTTACCTGTGAAGTAAAAGAAGTATTAAAAGAAGGAGTTAAGTAA
- a CDS encoding DMT family transporter codes for MKCRSNILMGIFCIVMAGFGFALMALFVKLSGDLPSMQKAFFRNLIAAFITIFPLMKHRRKLRLPSNKIEWSTLIIRAIFGTIGLIFNFYAISHINLADASIIQKLSPFIILILSYFVFKERMTKFQVGAIVIAFIGILFVIKPNINGLISKGAAAALMSALGTGVAYTCVRYLGLKKISGEFIILFFSVTSTLMLLPYLIFDYHEMSIYQISMLLFAGISASIGQFGVTFAYRFAPAKNIAVFDYSQVLFAGILGIIFLGEFPDFYSLIGYCIVILIGIVLILKTN; via the coding sequence GTGAAGTGTAGAAGTAATATTTTAATGGGAATATTTTGTATAGTTATGGCAGGCTTCGGATTTGCATTGATGGCATTGTTTGTTAAATTATCAGGAGATCTACCATCAATGCAAAAAGCTTTTTTTAGAAACTTAATAGCTGCATTTATAACAATATTTCCATTAATGAAGCATAGGAGAAAATTAAGATTACCTTCCAATAAAATTGAATGGTCAACTTTAATTATAAGGGCTATTTTTGGAACTATCGGTTTAATTTTTAATTTTTATGCTATTAGTCATATAAATTTGGCAGATGCATCAATTATACAAAAACTTTCACCATTCATTATTTTAATATTATCATATTTTGTTTTTAAAGAGAGAATGACAAAATTTCAAGTAGGTGCCATTGTTATTGCATTTATAGGGATATTATTTGTTATTAAGCCTAATATAAACGGTTTAATAAGCAAAGGAGCCGCTGCAGCATTGATGTCGGCATTAGGAACAGGAGTAGCATATACATGTGTTAGATATTTAGGTTTAAAAAAAATCTCAGGAGAATTTATTATTTTATTTTTTTCAGTTACATCTACTTTAATGCTGCTGCCTTATTTAATTTTTGATTATCATGAAATGTCAATATATCAAATTAGTATGTTACTTTTTGCGGGTATTAGTGCTTCTATCGGACAATTTGGAGTTACATTTGCATATAGATTTGCGCCGGCAAAAAATATTGCGGTTTTTGATTATTCTCAAGTTTTATTCGCAGGGATATTAGGTATTATTTTTTTAGGTGAATTTCCTGATTTTTACAGTTTAATAGGGTATTGTATAGTAATTTTGATAGGAATAGTTTTGATTTTAAAAACAAATTAA
- a CDS encoding glycerate kinase, whose amino-acid sequence MLEYKKVHIKGQIKMKVMIAMNEFKGCLTSKELSLIIEKTIKNVNKKIDIVKEVIADGGDGFLDIFENFDKKTFTTVNAIGEKTEVKYLVNHNTKEAVIEVAEIVGIRNLSKEECNPYKTTTYGLGILINTLLYEGIKTFTIGLGGSATNDCGIGMLSALGIKFYDENNNLCVRGISELKNIVKIDDTMVSKYLKYAKFNLICDVENPLYGKNGATYIFGGQKGLDERDFSIVDDYVKNFSKVVYDKYKKDFSIIKGSGAAGGLAYAFLNFTNSKMFKGSEYMINYLDIENKIRDIDVLITGEGCLDKQSFMGKAPIELAKIAKKNNKKVIFLAGSITDDELEQLSENNKELIDASFTIQRGVISIREALDKKIATKNIEKTIEQIFCILELFSSEV is encoded by the coding sequence ATGTTAGAATATAAGAAAGTACATATTAAGGGGCAGATAAAAATGAAAGTTATGATAGCGATGAATGAATTCAAAGGTTGCTTAACATCGAAAGAACTTTCTTTAATAATAGAAAAAACAATTAAGAATGTTAATAAAAAAATAGATATAGTAAAAGAAGTTATTGCTGACGGTGGTGACGGATTTTTAGATATTTTTGAAAATTTTGATAAAAAAACTTTTACTACAGTTAATGCAATCGGAGAAAAAACTGAAGTTAAATACTTAGTAAATCATAATACTAAAGAAGCTGTTATAGAAGTTGCAGAGATAGTTGGTATTAGAAATTTAAGTAAAGAAGAATGTAATCCGTATAAAACAACTACTTATGGTTTAGGAATTTTGATAAATACTTTGTTATACGAAGGGATAAAAACCTTTACTATAGGTCTTGGCGGCAGTGCAACAAATGATTGCGGTATAGGAATGTTGTCCGCACTTGGCATTAAATTTTATGATGAAAATAATAATCTTTGCGTGAGAGGAATTTCAGAATTAAAAAATATCGTAAAAATAGATGATACTATGGTAAGTAAGTACTTAAAATATGCTAAGTTTAATTTAATATGTGATGTAGAAAATCCTTTGTATGGAAAAAATGGGGCAACATATATTTTTGGTGGGCAAAAAGGTTTGGATGAAAGAGATTTTTCTATTGTTGATGATTATGTTAAAAATTTTTCTAAAGTAGTTTACGATAAATATAAAAAAGATTTTTCAATAATTAAAGGCAGTGGAGCTGCCGGTGGATTGGCATATGCTTTTTTGAATTTTACCAATTCAAAAATGTTTAAAGGTTCTGAATATATGATTAATTATTTGGATATAGAAAATAAAATCAGGGATATTGACGTTTTAATAACGGGCGAAGGCTGTTTGGATAAACAAAGTTTTATGGGAAAAGCACCGATAGAATTAGCAAAAATTGCGAAAAAAAATAATAAAAAGGTGATATTTTTAGCAGGTAGCATTACAGATGATGAGTTGGAACAACTTTCAGAAAATAATAAAGAATTAATTGATGCAAGTTTTACTATTCAACGAGGTGTTATTTCAATACGAGAAGCGTTAGATAAAAAAATAGCAACTAAAAATATTGAAAAGACAATTGAACAAATTTTTTGCATATTGGAGTTGTTTAGTAGTGAAGTGTAG